From Brienomyrus brachyistius isolate T26 chromosome 18, BBRACH_0.4, whole genome shotgun sequence, one genomic window encodes:
- the smg8 gene encoding nonsense-mediated mRNA decay factor SMG8: MAVPMSVGALLLSEIAEDPLYKDEGLCVLGIFGKSAMLPDSAKESLVNALADKNIFPLFGPDQADCPGGGSFIQAYYSQDSRVLYLVLTSVYDNRQLLRACETLSTGIGHSEAHDFWKGAEKQHCLQLMYLFSLCHILLLVHPTCSFDVTYDRLFRALDALRQKVLPLLRAAIKDCSVSKEWKLNCRPCPPRLLFVFQMNGVLKVSGGAGSSGLSGNCADAPGGSSEKPKKHSPRRRLQHALEDQIYRIFRKSRVLTNQSSNCLFTVPANQAFVYVIPGPDEDLIGALLGQLRANCALRENDTGVSVPGNRRYQQMRHAARQPSFNVENSSLSTAGGQLVDCTLKEFLWQHVDLVLTRKGFDDSVGRNPQPSHFELPTYSKWAQVALKLYQVLIDSKEEESAELAMKLQGQLKVLEGFLDADSKFSENRCQKALPLAHSAYQSNLPHNYTTTVHKNQLAQALRVYSQHARGVAFQRYALQLHEDCYKFWSNGHQLCEERSLTDQHCVHKFHLLPKQGEKPEMDRNPPILYHNSRGRSTSSCNCGRKQATREDPFDIQAANYDFYQMLEEKCCGKLERIHFPVFQPSTPDPAPASNEASKPLESGASGEGERLKEKETLGHTPGEGTSLSLALSLGHSTDSLGTYGEGAEGQEKRPSLVDRQPSTVEYLPGMMHSGCPKGLLPKFSSWSLVKLGPAKAYNCHTGLEQPGFLPGSAFLLPWDIVIRCRSEEEPGLSEPLDGGPSSWPVPNKTLAGKRGGVSGLGRGRRRDDVARAFVGFEYEDGRGRRFLSAGPDKVVKALGPGTVKEPATRVLNSDMPLYIPSPAQGRGLKPHYAQLARLFIVVPDAPLDIILNPQVQPGPPPCPVFHPEQTELLLSPDSFWVLRFPYAYVTERGPCYPPKENQPLASYRVLRGVLRANTVSPTP; the protein is encoded by the exons ATGGCGGTGCCCATGAGTGTGGGTGCGTTACTGCTGTCAGAAATAGCAGAAGACCCGCTGTACAAAGATGAAGGGCTTTGTGTGCTGGGCATCTTCGGGAAAAGCGCTATGCTGCCTGATTCCGCAAAGGAGTCCCTCGTTAACGCCCTGGCGGATAAGAATATTTTCCCTCTATTCGGACCAGATCAGGCAGACTGTCCGGGCGGCGGTAGTTTTATTCAGGCGTACTACAGCCAGGACAGTCGCGTCCTGTACCTGGTGCTCACTTCAGTGTATGATAACCGGCAGCTTCTCCGAGCGTGTGAAACGCTGAGTACTGGGATCGGACACTCCGAAGCGCACGATTTCTGGAAAGGGGCGGAAAAGCAGCACTGCTTACAGCTGATGTACCTATTCTCGTTGTGCCATATCCTTTTGCTGGTTCACCCTACGTGCTCATTTGATGTTACCTACGACAGGCTATTTCGTGCTCTGGATGCTCTGCGGCAGAAAGTGCTGCCGTTGTTGCGCGCTGCTATTAAGGACTGTTCGGTGTCCAAGGAATGGAAGCTGAACTGCAGGCCATGCCCTCCACGCCTGCTTTTCGTCTTCCAGATGAACGGGGTGTTGAAAGTCAGCGGGGGTGCTGGGTCGTCAGGATTGAGCGGAAACTGCGCGGATGCGCCCGGGGGAAGCTCCGAGAAGCCCAAAAAGCACTCGCCAAGGAGGCGCCTGCAGCACGCACTGGAGGACCAGATTTATAGGATTTTCCGCAAAAGTCGAGTCCTCACCAATCAAAGCAGTAACTGCCTTTTTACCGTTCCCGCAAACCAGGCGTTCGTGTACGTGATTCCGGGGCCCGACGAAGATCTGATCGGTGCCTTGCTGGGGCAGCTGAGGGCGAATTGCGCCCTGCGGGAAAATGACACGGGAGTGTCGGTGCCTGGGAACAGGCGTTACCAGCAGATGCGCCACGCTGCCAGACAGCCTTCGTTCAATGTGGAGAACAGCAGCCTCTCTACCGCCGGCGGACAGCTAGTGGACTGCACCCTGAAGGAGTTTCTGTGGCAGCACGTCGATCTTGTGCTGACCAGGAAGGGTTTCGATGACAGCGTGGGTCGCAATCCTCAGCCCTCTCATTTTGAGTTGCCGACGTACTCGAAATGGGCCCAGGTTGCGTTAAAACTCTATCAAGTCTTGATCGACAGCAAAGAGGAAGAGTCGGCTGAGCTGGCGATGAAACTGCAAGGTCAGCTGAAGGTGTTAGAGGGTTTCCTTGACGCCGACTCCAAGTTCTCCGAAAACCGGTGCCAGAAAGCGCTCCCGCTTGCGCACAGCGCGTACCAGTCCAACTTGCCCCATAACTACACTACGACGGTACATAAAAACCAACTGGCGCAAGCGCTGCGGGTTTACAGCCAGCACGCGCGTGGCGTGGCCTTCCAGCGCTATGCATTGCAGCTGCATGAAGACTGTTACAAATTCTGGAGTAACGGGCATCAGCTATGTGAAGAACGGAGCCTCACAGATCAACACTGTGTCCATAAATTCCACCTCTTGCCCAAGCAAG GGGAGAAGCCTGAGATGGACCGGAACCCACCCATCCTTTACcacaacagcagggggcgctccacaaGTTCCTGTAACTGTGGCCGCAAGCAAGCCACTCGTGAGGACCCTTTCGACATCCAAGCGGCCAACTATGATTTCTATCAA ATGCTGGAGGAGAAGTGTTGTGGCAAACTGGAGAGGATCCACTTCCCTGTTTTTCAGCCCAGCACGCCAGACCCGGCCCCAGCGTCTAATGAAGCTAGCAAGCCCCTTGAGTCGGGGGCATCCGGGGAAGGAGAGAGGCTAAAGGAGAAGGAGACTTTGGGACATACTCCTGGGGAGGGTACCAGCCTCAGCCTGGCCCTCAGTCTGGGACATTCCACGGACAGCCTTGGGACGTATGGGGAAGGGGCGGAGGGCCAAGAGAAAAGGCCCAGTCTAGTGGACAGACAGCCCTCCACAGTGGAGTATCTCCCAGGCATGATGCACTCCGGTTGTCCCAAGGGTCTCCTACCCAAATTTTCTAGTTGGTCTCTGGTAAAACTAGGCCCAGCCAAAGCCTACAATTGCCACACTGGTCTGGAGCAACCTGGCTTCCTCCCAGGCTCCGCCTTCTTGCTTCCTTGGGACATCGTGATTCGCTGCCGTTCGGAGGAGGAGCCGGGACTTTCCGAGCCTCTCGACGGAGGCCCCTCCTCCTGGCCGGTCCCGAACAAGACGTTGGCCGGGAAGCGAGGGGGAGTCAGTGGGCTGGGTCGGGGCCGCAGACGGGATGATGTGGCCCGTGCCTTCGTTGGCTTCGAATATGAAGACGGTAGGGGGCGCCGTTTTCTAAGCGCCGGACCAGACAAGGTGGTGAAGGCTCTCGGCCCAGGCACTGTGAAAGAACCTGCCACACGCGTTCTTAATTCCGATATGCCCCTGTACATCCCCTCTCCCGCCCAAGGCCGCGGCCTGAAGCCTCACTATGCCCAACTCGCACGACTCTTCATTGTCGTTCCTGACGCACCTCTAGACATTATTCTCAACCCACAG